A window of Hippoglossus stenolepis isolate QCI-W04-F060 chromosome 16, HSTE1.2, whole genome shotgun sequence contains these coding sequences:
- the kcnh6a gene encoding potassium voltage-gated channel subfamily H member 6a isoform X5, whose protein sequence is MRLPVLRSMRQASLSKDQFEGVVVDYLQPDSEEFPLKEFRIPSKESCMQSETEALIEQDLDPPSPEAQSSTKHCALMTDRLDPGIAFPRGTGPRSCSKESVRSLRRASSLDDIEGMRAEWSSRPGDPQTTSNLKPSTLNSTSDSDLIRHRTIGRIPQVTLTFGSDRNRAASPTEIEIIAPSKIKDRTQNVTEKVTHVTQVLSLGADVLPEYKLQAPRIHKWTILHYSPFKAVWDWVILLLVIYTAIFTPYSAAFLLNEVEEQRRRTCGYTCNPLNVVDLVVDVMFIVDILINFRTTYVNHNDEVVSHPGHIAQHYFKGWFLIDIVAAIPFDLLIFRSGSEEPQTTTLIGLLKTARLLRLVRVARKLDRYSEYGAAVLFLLMCTFALIAHWLACIWYAIGNVERTGSLHIGGMKIGWLDNLADQIGKHYNDSDATSGPSIKDKYVTALYFTFSSLTSVGFGNVSPNTNPEKIFSICVMLIGSLMYASIFGNVSAIIQRLYSGTARYHTQMLRVKEFIRFHQIPGGLKQRLEEYFQHAWSYTNGIDMNAVLKGFPECLQADICLHLNRSLLQNCKAFRGANKGCLRALAMRFKTTHAPPGDTLVHSGDILTAVYFISRGSIEILRDDVVVAILGKNDIFGEPISLYGRPGKSSADVRALTYCDLHRILRDDLLEVLDMYPDFADMFWNNLEITFNLRDADRINQPTPSRDSECGYRRTRHRRSSLRRRNRPDGMDREDSYPDQSCTMANHHQSTMAGAHWDDLCSSTSICSQSSDEEMKPMGHSKGELYPPGGDTRDYPPAVVNILPHSGPSAEVGPPVDRGGPPFSAAAAAAEAAAPISMSGLYGYWPGSRPSEGQRQTSAVRASFHPPPCAEERPSELESRLELLQSQLNRLETRMTADINVILQLLQRQMAPVPPAYSAVSPSPHPTHPTTLYSTGPPTVHTVPPIQPVQIDSTASLLQSPDSDFEHKSKDSLSSGIHLTVASDDTMSMSPEADPPHLPSMDLATPQLSGIDKPPGLLCGSQRFPSLPEHLETSTEMQEIQRHVSDPVLPGS, encoded by the exons ATGAGGCTGCCAGTGCTGCGTTCCATGCGACAGGCATCACTTTCCAAAGATCAGTTTGAAGGGGTCGTAGTGGACTACCTGCAG CCGGACAGCGAAGAGTTTCCTTTGAAAGAGTTTCGTATCCCATCCAAGGAGAGCTGCATGCAGTCTGAGACAGAAGCTCTGATAGAACAGGACCTGGATCCTCCGTCTCCTGAAGCCCAGTCCTCCACCAAGCACTGCGCCCTAATGACGGACCGCCTGGACCCCGGCATCGCCTTCCCCCGGGGGACTGGACCTCGGAGCTGCTCCAAGGAAAGTGTCCGCAGCCTCCGACGCGCCTCATCACTGGACGACATCGAAGGGATGAGGGCAGAGTGGAGCAGTCGACCCGGAGACCCTCAAACTACCAGCA ATCTGAAGCCCAGCACTCTGAACTCCACGTCAGACTCGGATTTGATAAGACACCGGACCATCGGCCGCATCCCTCAGGTTACCCTCACCTTCGGCTCAGATCGGAATAGAGCTGCTTCGCCCACGGAGATCGAAATCATCGCGCCTAGCAAGATAAAAGACCGCACCCAGAATGTCACCGAGAAGGTCACTCACGTCACACAG gtgttgTCCCTCGGTGCTGACGTGCTGCCAGAGTACAAGCTCCAGGCCCCACGCATCCACAAATGGACCATCCTGCACTACAGCCCATTCAAAGCGGTATGGGACTGGGTCATCCTGCTGCTGGTCATCTACACTGCAATCTTCACACCATACTCGGCTGCTTTCCTCCTCAACGAGGTGGAGGAACAGCGGAGGAGGACCTGCGGCTACACCTGCAACCCGCTCAACGTGGTGGACCTGGTGGTGGACGTCATGTTCATCGTGGACATTCTCATCAACTTCAGGACCACCTACGTCAACCACAACGACGAGGTGGTCAGCCACCCGGGACACATTGCACAGCACTACTTCAAGGGCTGGTTCCTCATCGACATCGTGGCCGCCATTCCCTTCGATCTGCTCATATTCCGCTCTGgatcagaggag CCCCAGACAaccactctgattggtttactGAAGACAGCCAGGCTGCTGAGGTTGGTGCGAGTGGCCAGGAAGCTGGACCGTTACTCTGAATATGGAGCCGCCGTCCTGTTCCTTCTCATGTGCACCTTTGCCCTCATCGCTCATTGGCTGGCCTGCATCTGGTACGCCATCGGCAACGTGGAGCGCACCGGCTCTCTGCACATCGGCGGCATGAAGATCGGCTGGCTGGACAACCTGGCTGACCAGATCGGCAAACACTACAACGACAGTGACGCGACCTCAGGCCCCTCCATCAAGGACAAGTATGTCACCGCTCTGTACTTCACCTTCAGCAGCTTGACCAGCGTGGGCTTTGGGAACGTCTCGCCAAACACCAACCCGGAGAAGATCTTCTCCATCTGTGTCATGCTCATTGGCT CTCTGATGTACGCCAGTATCTTCGGTAACGTGTCAGCCATTATCCAGAGGTTGTACTCGGGCACGGCCCGCTACCACACCCAGATGCTGCGGGTCAAAGAGTTCATACGTTTCCATCAGATCCCAGGAGGCCTGAAACAGAGGCTGGAGGAGTACTTCCAACACGCCTGGTCCTACACCAACGGCATCGACATGAATGCT GTTCTAAAGGGTTTCCCTGAGTGTCTGCAGGCTGACATCTGCCTCCATCTGAACCGCAGCTTGCTTCAGAACTGCAAGGCCTTTCGCGGCGCCAACAAGGGCTGCCTGCGCGCTTTGGCCATGCGATTCAAGACCACCCACGCTCCCCCGGGGGACACTCTGGTCCACAGTGGGGACATTCTCACCGCCGTCTACTTCATTTCCAGAGGGTCCATCGAGATCCTCAGGGACGACGTGGTGGTGGCAATACTGG GAAAGAACGACATCTTTGGTGAACCCATCAGTCTCTATGGCAGACCAGGGAAGTCCAGCGCTGACGTCAGAGCTCTGACTTACTGCGACCTGCACAGGATCCTGAGAGATGACCTGCTGGAAGTGCTGGACATGTATCCCGACTTTGCTGACATGTTCTGGAACAACTTGGAGATCACCTTCAACCTGAGAGAT GCAGACAGAATAAACCAGCCAACCCCGAGCAGGGACTCTGAATGTGGCTACCGCCGGACAAGGCATCGGAGAAGCTCCCTGCGGCGCCGAAACCGTCCAG ACGGGATGGACCGTGAAGACTCTTACCCCGATCAGTCCTGTACAATGGCAAACCACCACCAGAGCACGATGGCAGGAGCCCACTGggatgacctctgcagcagcaccagtATCTGTTCACAGTCTAGTGATGAGGAGATGAAGCCCATGGGACACAGCAAAGGGGAGCTGTACCCCCCTGGAGGTGACACCAGAGACTACCCCCCAGCAGTGGTCAACATCCTGCCTCACAGTGGACCCTCTGCTGAGGTGGGACCGCCCGTAGACCGCGGAGGACCACCGTTCTCAG cagcagcagcagcagcagaagcagcagcaccaATTAGCATGTCAGGGTTGTATGGCTACTGGCCGGGCAGCAGACCCTctgaaggacagagacagacgtcAGCAGTCAGGGCCAGCTTCCACCCACCGCCGTGCGCTGAAGAACGGCCCAGTGAGCTGGAATCCAGACTGGAGCTGCTGCAATCACAATTAAATCG GCTGGAGACGCGTATGACGGCAGATATCAACGtgatcctgcagctcctccagcgaCAGATGGCCCCGGTGCCTCCAGCCTACAGCGCCGTGTCCCCCAGCCCTCACCCAACTCACCCCACCACCCTGTACAGCACAGGGCCACCCACAGTTCACACTGTCCCCCCAATCCAGCCAGTACAGATCGACAGCACTGCCTCACTGCTGCAG AGTCCAGACTCTGACTTTGAGCACAAATCCAAGGACTCCCTGTCGAGTGGGATCCATCTCACTGTGGCCTCTGATGACACCATGTCAATGTCACCGGAGGCGGACCCACCACACCTGCCCAGCATGGACCTGGCCACTCCTCAACTGTCAGGGATCGACAAGCCTCCTGGACTGTTATGTGGCAGCCAGcgcttcccctccctccctgagcACCTGGAGACCTCCACCGAGATGCAGGAGATCCAGAGGCACGTCTCTGACCCTGTCTTGCCAGGCAGCTAG
- the kcnh6a gene encoding potassium voltage-gated channel subfamily H member 6a isoform X1 — MPVRRGHVALQNTYLDTIIRKFDEQNRKFLIANAQMKNCGIIYCNEGFCQMFGFTRAEIMQQPCTCQFLVGPGTMKSALAQLAEALLGSEELKVEILYYAKEGTRRPCRVDIVPVKNEEGLVIMFILDFQELIDPTLKKSGLRQRVTQGWIYCQNRRLKMRLPVLRSMRQASLSKDQFEGVVVDYLQPDSEEFPLKEFRIPSKESCMQSETEALIEQDLDPPSPEAQSSTKHCALMTDRLDPGIAFPRGTGPRSCSKESVRSLRRASSLDDIEGMRAEWSSRPGDPQTTSNLKPSTLNSTSDSDLIRHRTIGRIPQVTLTFGSDRNRAASPTEIEIIAPSKIKDRTQNVTEKVTHVTQVLSLGADVLPEYKLQAPRIHKWTILHYSPFKAVWDWVILLLVIYTAIFTPYSAAFLLNEVEEQRRRTCGYTCNPLNVVDLVVDVMFIVDILINFRTTYVNHNDEVVSHPGHIAQHYFKGWFLIDIVAAIPFDLLIFRSGSEEPQTTTLIGLLKTARLLRLVRVARKLDRYSEYGAAVLFLLMCTFALIAHWLACIWYAIGNVERTGSLHIGGMKIGWLDNLADQIGKHYNDSDATSGPSIKDKYVTALYFTFSSLTSVGFGNVSPNTNPEKIFSICVMLIGSLMYASIFGNVSAIIQRLYSGTARYHTQMLRVKEFIRFHQIPGGLKQRLEEYFQHAWSYTNGIDMNAVLKGFPECLQADICLHLNRSLLQNCKAFRGANKGCLRALAMRFKTTHAPPGDTLVHSGDILTAVYFISRGSIEILRDDVVVAILGKNDIFGEPISLYGRPGKSSADVRALTYCDLHRILRDDLLEVLDMYPDFADMFWNNLEITFNLRDADRINQPTPSRDSECGYRRTRHRRSSLRRRNRPDGMDREDSYPDQSCTMANHHQSTMAGAHWDDLCSSTSICSQSSDEEMKPMGHSKGELYPPGGDTRDYPPAVVNILPHSGPSAEVGPPVDRGGPPFSAAAAAAEAAAPISMSGLYGYWPGSRPSEGQRQTSAVRASFHPPPCAEERPSELESRLELLQSQLNRLETRMTADINVILQLLQRQMAPVPPAYSAVSPSPHPTHPTTLYSTGPPTVHTVPPIQPVQIDSTASLLQSPDSDFEHKSKDSLSSGIHLTVASDDTMSMSPEADPPHLPSMDLATPQLSGIDKPPGLLCGSQRFPSLPEHLETSTEMQEIQRHVSDPVLPGS, encoded by the exons ATGCCTGTGAGACGCGGTCATGTTGCGCTCCAGAACACCTACCTGGACACCATCATCAGGAAATTCGACGAGCAAA ATCGCAAGTTTCTGATCGCCAATGCTCAGATGAAGAACTGTGGCATCATCTACTGCAATGAAGGCTTCTGCCAGATGTTTGGCTTCACCAGGGCAGAGATCATGCAGCAGCCCTGCACCTGCCAGTTCCTGGTGGGGCCCGGCACCATGAAGAGCGCCCTGGCCCAGCTGGCAGAGGCCCTGCTCGGCTCTGAGGAGCTAAAGGTGGAGATCCTGTACTACGCCAAGGAAG GGACCCGCAGACCCTGTCGGGTGGACATTGTCCCTGTGAAAAATGAGGAAGGCCTTGTCATCATGTTCATCCTCGACTTCCAGGAGCTGATTGATCCCACACTCAAAAAATCTGGCCTCAGGCAGAGAGTAACCCAAGGATGGATTTACT GTCAGAATCGCCGGCTGAAGATGAGGCTGCCAGTGCTGCGTTCCATGCGACAGGCATCACTTTCCAAAGATCAGTTTGAAGGGGTCGTAGTGGACTACCTGCAG CCGGACAGCGAAGAGTTTCCTTTGAAAGAGTTTCGTATCCCATCCAAGGAGAGCTGCATGCAGTCTGAGACAGAAGCTCTGATAGAACAGGACCTGGATCCTCCGTCTCCTGAAGCCCAGTCCTCCACCAAGCACTGCGCCCTAATGACGGACCGCCTGGACCCCGGCATCGCCTTCCCCCGGGGGACTGGACCTCGGAGCTGCTCCAAGGAAAGTGTCCGCAGCCTCCGACGCGCCTCATCACTGGACGACATCGAAGGGATGAGGGCAGAGTGGAGCAGTCGACCCGGAGACCCTCAAACTACCAGCA ATCTGAAGCCCAGCACTCTGAACTCCACGTCAGACTCGGATTTGATAAGACACCGGACCATCGGCCGCATCCCTCAGGTTACCCTCACCTTCGGCTCAGATCGGAATAGAGCTGCTTCGCCCACGGAGATCGAAATCATCGCGCCTAGCAAGATAAAAGACCGCACCCAGAATGTCACCGAGAAGGTCACTCACGTCACACAG gtgttgTCCCTCGGTGCTGACGTGCTGCCAGAGTACAAGCTCCAGGCCCCACGCATCCACAAATGGACCATCCTGCACTACAGCCCATTCAAAGCGGTATGGGACTGGGTCATCCTGCTGCTGGTCATCTACACTGCAATCTTCACACCATACTCGGCTGCTTTCCTCCTCAACGAGGTGGAGGAACAGCGGAGGAGGACCTGCGGCTACACCTGCAACCCGCTCAACGTGGTGGACCTGGTGGTGGACGTCATGTTCATCGTGGACATTCTCATCAACTTCAGGACCACCTACGTCAACCACAACGACGAGGTGGTCAGCCACCCGGGACACATTGCACAGCACTACTTCAAGGGCTGGTTCCTCATCGACATCGTGGCCGCCATTCCCTTCGATCTGCTCATATTCCGCTCTGgatcagaggag CCCCAGACAaccactctgattggtttactGAAGACAGCCAGGCTGCTGAGGTTGGTGCGAGTGGCCAGGAAGCTGGACCGTTACTCTGAATATGGAGCCGCCGTCCTGTTCCTTCTCATGTGCACCTTTGCCCTCATCGCTCATTGGCTGGCCTGCATCTGGTACGCCATCGGCAACGTGGAGCGCACCGGCTCTCTGCACATCGGCGGCATGAAGATCGGCTGGCTGGACAACCTGGCTGACCAGATCGGCAAACACTACAACGACAGTGACGCGACCTCAGGCCCCTCCATCAAGGACAAGTATGTCACCGCTCTGTACTTCACCTTCAGCAGCTTGACCAGCGTGGGCTTTGGGAACGTCTCGCCAAACACCAACCCGGAGAAGATCTTCTCCATCTGTGTCATGCTCATTGGCT CTCTGATGTACGCCAGTATCTTCGGTAACGTGTCAGCCATTATCCAGAGGTTGTACTCGGGCACGGCCCGCTACCACACCCAGATGCTGCGGGTCAAAGAGTTCATACGTTTCCATCAGATCCCAGGAGGCCTGAAACAGAGGCTGGAGGAGTACTTCCAACACGCCTGGTCCTACACCAACGGCATCGACATGAATGCT GTTCTAAAGGGTTTCCCTGAGTGTCTGCAGGCTGACATCTGCCTCCATCTGAACCGCAGCTTGCTTCAGAACTGCAAGGCCTTTCGCGGCGCCAACAAGGGCTGCCTGCGCGCTTTGGCCATGCGATTCAAGACCACCCACGCTCCCCCGGGGGACACTCTGGTCCACAGTGGGGACATTCTCACCGCCGTCTACTTCATTTCCAGAGGGTCCATCGAGATCCTCAGGGACGACGTGGTGGTGGCAATACTGG GAAAGAACGACATCTTTGGTGAACCCATCAGTCTCTATGGCAGACCAGGGAAGTCCAGCGCTGACGTCAGAGCTCTGACTTACTGCGACCTGCACAGGATCCTGAGAGATGACCTGCTGGAAGTGCTGGACATGTATCCCGACTTTGCTGACATGTTCTGGAACAACTTGGAGATCACCTTCAACCTGAGAGAT GCAGACAGAATAAACCAGCCAACCCCGAGCAGGGACTCTGAATGTGGCTACCGCCGGACAAGGCATCGGAGAAGCTCCCTGCGGCGCCGAAACCGTCCAG ACGGGATGGACCGTGAAGACTCTTACCCCGATCAGTCCTGTACAATGGCAAACCACCACCAGAGCACGATGGCAGGAGCCCACTGggatgacctctgcagcagcaccagtATCTGTTCACAGTCTAGTGATGAGGAGATGAAGCCCATGGGACACAGCAAAGGGGAGCTGTACCCCCCTGGAGGTGACACCAGAGACTACCCCCCAGCAGTGGTCAACATCCTGCCTCACAGTGGACCCTCTGCTGAGGTGGGACCGCCCGTAGACCGCGGAGGACCACCGTTCTCAG cagcagcagcagcagcagaagcagcagcaccaATTAGCATGTCAGGGTTGTATGGCTACTGGCCGGGCAGCAGACCCTctgaaggacagagacagacgtcAGCAGTCAGGGCCAGCTTCCACCCACCGCCGTGCGCTGAAGAACGGCCCAGTGAGCTGGAATCCAGACTGGAGCTGCTGCAATCACAATTAAATCG GCTGGAGACGCGTATGACGGCAGATATCAACGtgatcctgcagctcctccagcgaCAGATGGCCCCGGTGCCTCCAGCCTACAGCGCCGTGTCCCCCAGCCCTCACCCAACTCACCCCACCACCCTGTACAGCACAGGGCCACCCACAGTTCACACTGTCCCCCCAATCCAGCCAGTACAGATCGACAGCACTGCCTCACTGCTGCAG AGTCCAGACTCTGACTTTGAGCACAAATCCAAGGACTCCCTGTCGAGTGGGATCCATCTCACTGTGGCCTCTGATGACACCATGTCAATGTCACCGGAGGCGGACCCACCACACCTGCCCAGCATGGACCTGGCCACTCCTCAACTGTCAGGGATCGACAAGCCTCCTGGACTGTTATGTGGCAGCCAGcgcttcccctccctccctgagcACCTGGAGACCTCCACCGAGATGCAGGAGATCCAGAGGCACGTCTCTGACCCTGTCTTGCCAGGCAGCTAG